One Cedecea neteri DNA segment encodes these proteins:
- the rplL gene encoding 50S ribosomal protein L7/L12, whose amino-acid sequence MSITKDQIIEAVSAMSVMDVVELISAMEEKFGVSAAAAVAVAAGPAEAAEEKTEFDVILKAAGANKVAVIKAVRGATGLGLKEAKDLVESAPAALKEGVSKDDAEALKKSLEEAGAEVEVK is encoded by the coding sequence ATGTCTATCACTAAAGATCAAATCATTGAAGCAGTATCCGCTATGTCCGTAATGGACGTTGTAGAACTGATCTCTGCAATGGAAGAAAAATTCGGTGTTTCTGCTGCTGCTGCTGTAGCTGTTGCTGCTGGCCCAGCTGAAGCTGCTGAAGAGAAAACTGAGTTCGACGTTATTCTGAAAGCTGCTGGCGCTAACAAAGTTGCCGTAATCAAAGCAGTTCGTGGCGCAACTGGCCTGGGTCTGAAAGAAGCTAAAGACCTGGTTGAGTCTGCACCAGCTGCGCTGAAAGAAGGCGTGAGCAAAGACGACGCTGAAGCTCTGAAAAAATCTCTGGAAGAAGCTGGCGCTGAAGTTGAAGTTAAATAA
- the rpoB gene encoding DNA-directed RNA polymerase subunit beta, with translation MVYSYTEKKRIRKDFGKRPQVLDIPYLLSIQLDSFQKFIEQDPEGQYGLEAAFRSVFPIASYSGNSELQYVSYRLGEPVFDVKECQIRGVTYSAPLRVKLRLVIYEREAPEGTVKDIKEQEVYMGEIPLMTDNGTFVINGTERVIVSQLHRSPGVFFDSDKGKTHSSGKVLYNARIIPYRGSWLDFEFDPKDNLFVRIDRRRKLPATIILRALNYTTEQILDLFFEKVNFEIRDNKLQMELVPERLRGETASFDIEADGKVYVEKGRRITARHIRQLEKDDIKHIEVPVEYIAGKVAAKDYVDASTGELICPANMELSLDLLAKLSQSGHKRIETLFTNDLDHGPYISETVRVDPTNDRLSALVEIYRMMRPGEPPTREAAESLFENLFFSEDRYDLSAVGRMKFNRSLLREEIEGSGILSNDDIIEVMKKLIDIRNGKGEVDDIDHLGNRRIRSVGEMAENQFRVGLVRVERAVKERLSLGDLDTLMPQDMINAKPISAAVKEFFGSSQLSQFMDQNNPLSEITHKRRISALGPGGLTRERAGFEVRDVHPTHYGRVCPIETPEGPNIGLINSLSVYAQTNEYGFLETPYRRVVDGVVTDEIHYLSAIEEGNYVIAQANTNLNEEGRFVDDLVTCRSKGESSLFSNDQVDYMDVSTQQVVSVGASLIPFLEHDDANRALMGANMQRQAVPTLRADKPLVGTGMERAVAVDSGVTAVAKRGGTVQYVDASRIVIKVNEDEMYPGEAGIDIYNLTKYTRSNQNTCINQMPCVSLGEPIERGDVLADGPSTDLGELALGQNMRVAFMPWNGYNFEDSILVSERVVQEDRFTTIHIQELACVSRDTKLGPEEITADIPNVGEAALSKLDESGIVYIGAEVTGGDILVGKVTPKGETQLTPEEKLLRAIFGEKASDVKDSSLRVPNGVSGTVIDVQVFTRDGVEKDKRALEIEEMQLKQAKKDLSEELQILEAGLFSRIYAVLVSGGVEADKLDKLPRDRWLELGLTDEEKQNQLEQLAEQYDELKHEFEKKLEAKRRKITQGDDLAPGVLKIVKVYLAVKRQIQPGDKMAGRHGNKGVISKINPIEDMPYDENGTPVDIVLNPLGVPSRMNIGQILETHLGMAAKGIGEKINAMLKQQQEVAKLREFIQRAYDLGTDVRQKVDLNTFSDDEVLRLAENLRKGMPIATPVFDGAKEAEIKELLQLGGLPSSGQITLFDGRTGEQFERQVTVGYMYMLKLNHLVDDKMHARSTGSYSLVTQQPLGGKAQFGGQRFGEMEVWALEAYGAAYTLQEMLTVKSDDVNGRTKMYKNIVDGNHQMEPGMPESFNVLLKEIRSLGINIELEDE, from the coding sequence ATGGTTTACTCCTATACCGAGAAAAAACGTATTCGTAAGGATTTTGGAAAGCGTCCACAAGTACTGGACATTCCTTATCTCCTTTCTATCCAGCTTGACTCGTTCCAGAAGTTTATCGAGCAAGATCCCGAAGGACAGTACGGCCTGGAAGCAGCTTTCCGCTCCGTATTCCCGATTGCAAGCTACAGCGGCAACTCCGAGCTGCAGTATGTGAGCTATCGCCTGGGCGAACCTGTATTTGACGTTAAAGAATGTCAAATCCGTGGCGTGACGTATTCTGCTCCGCTGCGTGTGAAACTGCGTCTGGTGATCTACGAGCGCGAAGCGCCGGAAGGCACCGTTAAAGACATCAAAGAACAAGAAGTGTACATGGGCGAGATTCCGCTCATGACCGACAACGGGACCTTCGTTATCAACGGTACTGAGCGCGTTATCGTTTCTCAGCTTCACCGTAGCCCGGGTGTGTTCTTCGACAGTGACAAAGGTAAGACCCACTCTTCAGGGAAGGTGCTGTATAACGCACGTATCATCCCTTACCGTGGTTCCTGGCTGGACTTCGAATTCGACCCGAAAGACAACCTGTTCGTGCGTATTGACCGTCGCCGCAAACTGCCTGCGACTATCATCCTGCGCGCACTGAACTACACCACTGAGCAGATCCTTGACCTGTTCTTTGAGAAAGTTAATTTCGAAATCCGTGACAACAAGCTGCAGATGGAGCTGGTACCGGAGCGCCTGCGTGGCGAAACCGCATCCTTCGACATCGAAGCTGACGGCAAAGTGTACGTTGAAAAAGGCCGCCGTATCACCGCGCGCCACATTCGCCAACTGGAAAAAGACGATATCAAACATATCGAAGTTCCTGTTGAGTACATTGCTGGTAAAGTTGCGGCTAAAGACTACGTTGATGCTTCTACCGGCGAACTGATTTGCCCGGCGAACATGGAACTGTCTTTGGACCTGCTGGCCAAACTGAGCCAGTCAGGCCACAAGCGTATCGAAACGCTGTTCACCAACGACCTGGATCACGGCCCGTACATTTCTGAAACTGTACGCGTCGACCCAACCAACGACCGCCTGAGCGCGCTGGTTGAGATCTACCGCATGATGCGCCCTGGTGAGCCACCAACACGCGAAGCAGCTGAAAGCCTGTTTGAGAATCTGTTCTTCTCCGAAGACCGCTATGATCTGTCCGCGGTCGGTCGTATGAAGTTCAACCGTTCTCTGCTGCGTGAAGAGATTGAAGGTTCCGGTATCCTGAGCAATGACGACATCATCGAAGTGATGAAGAAGCTCATCGATATCCGTAACGGCAAAGGTGAAGTGGATGACATCGACCACCTCGGCAACCGTCGTATCCGTTCCGTAGGCGAAATGGCGGAAAACCAATTCCGCGTTGGCCTGGTACGTGTTGAGCGTGCGGTGAAAGAGCGTCTGTCTCTGGGCGATCTGGATACCCTGATGCCTCAGGATATGATCAACGCCAAGCCAATCTCTGCGGCAGTGAAAGAGTTCTTCGGTTCCAGCCAGCTGTCTCAGTTCATGGACCAGAACAACCCGCTGTCTGAGATTACGCACAAACGTCGTATCTCCGCGTTGGGCCCAGGCGGTCTGACCCGTGAGCGTGCGGGCTTCGAAGTACGTGACGTACACCCAACCCACTACGGTCGTGTGTGTCCAATCGAAACCCCTGAAGGTCCAAACATCGGTCTGATCAACTCCCTGTCCGTGTACGCGCAGACTAACGAATACGGCTTCCTTGAGACTCCGTATCGTCGCGTTGTTGACGGCGTTGTGACTGACGAAATTCATTACCTGTCTGCTATCGAAGAAGGTAACTACGTTATCGCTCAGGCGAACACCAACCTGAACGAAGAAGGCCGTTTCGTAGACGACCTCGTTACCTGCCGTAGCAAAGGCGAATCCAGCTTGTTCAGCAACGACCAGGTTGACTACATGGACGTTTCCACCCAGCAGGTGGTTTCCGTCGGTGCGTCCCTGATCCCGTTCCTGGAACACGATGACGCCAACCGTGCCTTGATGGGTGCGAACATGCAACGTCAGGCGGTTCCAACTCTGCGCGCTGATAAGCCGCTGGTTGGTACCGGTATGGAGCGTGCTGTAGCCGTTGACTCCGGTGTTACTGCCGTAGCAAAACGTGGCGGTACCGTTCAGTACGTTGATGCATCCCGTATCGTTATCAAAGTTAACGAAGACGAGATGTACCCGGGCGAAGCGGGTATCGACATCTACAACCTGACTAAGTACACCCGTTCTAACCAGAACACCTGCATCAACCAGATGCCGTGTGTGTCCCTGGGTGAGCCAATTGAACGTGGCGACGTGCTGGCTGATGGCCCGTCTACCGACCTCGGTGAACTGGCGCTTGGTCAGAACATGCGCGTAGCGTTCATGCCTTGGAACGGTTACAACTTCGAAGACTCCATCCTCGTTTCCGAGCGTGTTGTTCAGGAAGATCGTTTCACCACCATCCACATTCAGGAACTGGCTTGTGTGTCTCGTGACACCAAACTGGGGCCAGAAGAGATCACCGCTGACATCCCTAACGTGGGTGAAGCTGCGCTCTCCAAACTGGATGAATCCGGTATCGTGTACATCGGTGCTGAAGTGACCGGCGGTGATATTCTGGTTGGTAAGGTAACGCCGAAAGGTGAAACCCAGCTGACCCCAGAAGAAAAACTGCTGCGCGCAATCTTCGGTGAGAAAGCGTCTGACGTTAAAGACTCTTCCCTGCGCGTACCAAACGGCGTTTCCGGTACCGTCATCGACGTTCAGGTCTTCACCCGCGATGGTGTGGAAAAAGACAAACGTGCGCTGGAAATCGAAGAGATGCAGCTGAAGCAGGCTAAGAAAGACCTGTCTGAAGAACTGCAGATCCTCGAAGCGGGTCTGTTCAGCCGTATCTATGCCGTGCTGGTTTCCGGTGGCGTTGAAGCTGACAAGCTCGACAAACTGCCACGTGACCGCTGGCTGGAACTGGGCCTGACCGACGAAGAGAAGCAAAACCAGCTGGAACAGCTGGCAGAGCAGTACGACGAGCTGAAGCACGAGTTTGAGAAGAAACTCGAAGCTAAGCGCCGCAAAATCACTCAGGGCGATGACCTGGCACCTGGCGTGCTGAAAATCGTGAAAGTGTATCTGGCCGTTAAACGTCAGATTCAGCCTGGTGACAAGATGGCAGGTCGTCACGGGAACAAAGGTGTTATCTCCAAGATCAACCCGATCGAAGATATGCCATACGATGAAAACGGCACGCCGGTAGACATCGTACTGAACCCGCTGGGCGTACCATCTCGTATGAACATCGGTCAGATCCTGGAAACCCACCTGGGTATGGCTGCGAAAGGCATCGGCGAGAAGATCAACGCCATGCTGAAACAGCAGCAAGAAGTCGCGAAACTGCGCGAATTCATCCAGCGTGCCTACGATCTGGGTACTGACGTACGTCAGAAAGTCGACCTGAACACCTTCAGCGATGATGAAGTTCTGCGTCTGGCTGAAAACCTACGTAAAGGTATGCCTATCGCAACGCCGGTCTTCGACGGTGCGAAAGAAGCCGAAATTAAAGAGCTGCTGCAACTCGGCGGTCTGCCATCTTCTGGCCAGATCACCCTGTTCGACGGCCGTACCGGTGAGCAGTTTGAGCGTCAGGTAACTGTAGGTTACATGTACATGCTGAAACTGAACCACCTGGTCGACGATAAGATGCACGCGCGTTCTACCGGTTCTTACAGCCTGGTTACTCAGCAGCCGCTGGGTGGTAAGGCTCAGTTCGGTGGTCAGCGCTTCGGTGAGATGGAAGTGTGGGCGCTTGAAGCATATGGCGCTGCATATACCCTGCAGGAAATGCTAACCGTTAAGTCTGATGACGTGAACGGCCGTACCAAGATGTATAAGAACATCGTGGATGGCAACCATCAGATGGAACCGGGCATGCCGGAATCCTTCAACGTTCTGTTGAAAGAGATCCGTTCGCTGGGTATCAACATCGAGCTGGAAGACGAGTAA